From a region of the Orcinus orca chromosome 18, mOrcOrc1.1, whole genome shotgun sequence genome:
- the LOC117202769 gene encoding translation initiation factor IF-2-like encodes MAPPAAPARSAPPSPARRAHGPGPECGRAPRPGHGLGAPGGAGGGRGPSALMPGPARGGRLGGDRSATGARVPRPRRWGCGLGGAAAGAPAAALLLGSSSPLRGSALLCSAPGLRPPPSQPGLRQAGPRAHVTSACEHAPRGPRPRPAPAPWRSGASPPRPCPLPACPLAQGRRGDPGAEGGARLPVASASGAGVRAAQPGPGRRALGVQPWVRPETCISPRRPEGRGEIAGSRGGGGIRLGRRPAKPGLCLPRAPRPHARPACLAGEGAPRRAPRGCPESRSSSAPRRSICSRCHGPPLVKPEGPDSAPGGTPLSVPLAGCEEKLPRGPFGD; translated from the exons ATGGCTCCTCCGGCCGCGCCCGCCCGCTCAGCGCCCCCGAGCCCGGCTCGGCGCGCCCATGGGCCCGGGCCCGAGTGCGGCCGCGCGCCCCGCCCCGGTCACGGCCTGGGCGCGCCGGGCGGTGCGGGGGGCGGCCGCGGCCCCTCCGCGCTCATGCCCGGCCCGGCCCGCGGCGGCCGGCTCGGGGGTGACCGCTCGGCGACCGGAGCCCGCGTGCCGAGGCCCAGGCGGTGGGGCTGCGGGCTCGGGGGCGCGGCGGCCGGCGCTCCCGCCGCTGCTCTGCTGCTCGGCTCCTCCTCTCCGCTCCGCGGCTCtgccctgctctgctctgctcccGGTCTCCGCCCGCCGCCGTCTCAGCCCGGCCTCCGGCAGGCCGGTCCCCGCGCGCACGTCACGAGCGCGTGTGAGCATGCGCCCCGCGGGCCgcgcccccgccccgctcccGCGCCCTGGCGCTCTGGTGCCAGCCCGCCCCGGCCCTGCCCCCTCCCGGCCTGCCCCCTGGCGCAGGGCCGCCGAGGGGACCCAGGGGCGGAGGGCGGGGCGCGGCTCCCTGTTGCTTCCGCCTCCGGGGCGGGGGTGCGGGCCGCGCAGCCGGGGCCTGGACGGCGGGCCCTGGGCGTCCAGCCCTGGGTCCGGCCTGAAACGTGTATCTCCCCGCGAAGGCCCGAGGGCAGGGGCGAGATCGCGGGGAGTCGGGGAGGGGGCGGGATCAGGTTGGGCCGGAGACCGGCTAAACCCGGCCTGTGTCTCCCTCGTGCTCCACGGCCCCACGCGCGGCCCGCCTGCTTGGCAGGTGAGGGGGCGCCGAGGCGGGCCCCGCGGGGCTGCCCAGAGTCGCGCAGCTCCTCTGCGCCGAGGCGAAG CATCTGTTCTCGCTGCCACGGGCCACCGCTTGTGAAACCAGAGGGGCCTGACAGCGCCCCTGGAGGAACGCCACTGAGTGTCCCCCTGGCTGGCTGTGAAGAGAAGCTTCCACGTGGACCCTTTGGGGATTAG